The following proteins are co-located in the bacterium genome:
- a CDS encoding amidohydrolase family protein, which produces MAGAIDIHIHVSPFAQMHPPILATMKQGRDFTMIERVTRDPGALLALMDEAGVERCGIINYVAPVLMGFTDEVNRFAAAYVQGHRDRLFAHGSLDPHTTRDPRGELARLLDEGITAIKIHPPHQAVYPNDYLRGNRILADLYGFCAERGVPVVFHTGTTIFQGARIKYGDPIHLDDVACDFPELTIVLAHAGRPLWMETARFLVKRHPNVYMDLSGIPPVRIPQWFPDLDRLAAKTLWGSDWPGPGVPDLGVNLRAFRSQNWAETSVEAICRSNALKVFRLT; this is translated from the coding sequence ATGGCCGGCGCCATCGACATCCACATCCACGTCTCGCCCTTCGCGCAGATGCATCCGCCGATTCTGGCGACGATGAAGCAGGGGAGAGATTTCACGATGATCGAACGGGTCACCCGTGATCCCGGCGCGCTTCTGGCCCTGATGGACGAGGCGGGGGTCGAGCGGTGCGGGATCATCAACTATGTCGCGCCGGTGTTGATGGGATTTACCGACGAGGTCAACCGCTTTGCCGCGGCGTATGTGCAGGGCCATCGCGACCGGCTCTTTGCCCATGGCTCACTCGATCCGCACACAACGCGCGATCCCCGCGGCGAACTGGCGCGGCTGTTGGATGAGGGGATCACCGCGATTAAGATTCATCCGCCGCATCAGGCGGTTTACCCGAACGATTATCTGCGCGGCAACCGCATTCTGGCCGACCTGTACGGCTTCTGCGCCGAACGGGGCGTGCCGGTTGTCTTTCACACCGGCACCACGATCTTCCAGGGAGCGCGCATCAAATATGGCGACCCGATTCATCTCGATGATGTCGCCTGCGATTTTCCCGAACTGACGATCGTCCTGGCCCACGCCGGACGCCCCCTCTGGATGGAGACCGCGCGTTTCCTGGTCAAACGCCATCCGAATGTGTACATGGACCTCTCCGGCATCCCGCCGGTGCGGATTCCGCAATGGTTTCCCGATCTCGACAGGCTGGCCGCCAAGACTCTCTGGGGCAGCGACTGGCCCGGCCCCGGCGTGCCCGATTTGGGTGTCAATCTGCGTGCCTTCCGATCTCAGAATTGGGCGGAAACCAGCGTTGAAGCGATCTGCCGAAGCAATGCGCTGAAGGTTTTTCGACTGACGTAA
- a CDS encoding TetR/AcrR family transcriptional regulator yields MSESRDTRSALIASARKVFARRGYRGASIKAITDAAHANLGAVTYHFGTKERLYHEVIRRLVGPLHQAVRSATEADGTALARIEAGLRAYFRYMHTHHELPAMMLHEMSLTGPLPAPIQDSIGAMMKHMSGLVARGQAEGEIVDGDPVLLTVSAISQPLFFVIMRRGLKEIAGVNMHDRATQERALAHLLAFVRRGLSRPGSSTQ; encoded by the coding sequence ATGAGTGAATCGCGCGACACGCGTTCCGCCCTGATCGCCTCCGCACGCAAGGTCTTCGCGCGGCGCGGCTACCGCGGCGCCTCGATTAAAGCCATCACCGATGCCGCCCACGCCAACCTCGGCGCGGTCACCTACCACTTCGGCACTAAAGAACGGCTCTATCATGAAGTCATCCGCCGGCTGGTCGGTCCGCTGCATCAAGCTGTGCGCTCCGCCACCGAAGCCGACGGCACCGCGCTTGCGCGAATCGAGGCCGGCCTTCGCGCCTACTTCCGGTACATGCACACGCACCACGAACTGCCGGCGATGATGCTGCATGAGATGTCGCTGACCGGGCCGCTCCCCGCGCCGATTCAGGACTCGATCGGCGCGATGATGAAGCACATGTCCGGGCTGGTCGCGCGCGGTCAGGCCGAAGGGGAAATTGTCGATGGCGACCCGGTGCTGCTGACCGTCAGCGCCATTTCGCAGCCGCTGTTCTTTGTCATCATGCGCCGGGGCCTGAAGGAAATCGCCGGGGTCAACATGCACGACCGCGCGACCCAGGAACGGGCGCTTGCGCACCTCTTGGCCTTTGTGCGGCGCGGACTGTCGCGCCCGGGGAGTTCGACCCAATGA
- a CDS encoding TolC family protein, translating into MTNRRMRITTLLSTLVVLPAVGATVTAAPLRLSEAVRLALAQHPSVQQAEAQAAQAEARLRQARAAWFPTLRLAGSLYQYEEPMAAWPIHGFDLTRIPPFDETLMQGGLQIDYMLFDGGAREARVRQAGRLRDAGQAAHTNAEQRLIARVVAAYLSVRADEELVAAHERRRAAVDAERDRVAQLRAVGRAANVDVARAEAALAGADADWAQAQAALDVARRDLARLIGASPDTLMVLPVAEPAATESMDSVDVLSARVLAQSADVESARLRLVAAEAGRSAARGARWPSLNLRGAWTDLRDASGHRTDEWNAALLVGLPLFTGGAVGGAIAEADAGRNAAAEDWRLAQERAAAQLDQALALRQESRARIASLERAVASLEEVVRIEQLRLSTGSDTQAEYLRAEADLLAARAGLINARHAAVQADVELARLLGELDIAWVEHNLESNR; encoded by the coding sequence ATGACAAACAGACGAATGCGCATTACGACGCTCTTGTCGACGCTCGTTGTTCTGCCGGCCGTCGGCGCCACGGTGACCGCCGCACCCCTGCGGCTCTCCGAGGCGGTCCGTCTGGCGCTGGCGCAGCATCCCAGCGTGCAACAGGCCGAGGCGCAAGCGGCGCAGGCGGAGGCGCGGCTGCGCCAGGCACGCGCCGCCTGGTTCCCCACATTGCGTCTGGCCGGCTCACTCTATCAATATGAAGAACCCATGGCGGCCTGGCCGATTCATGGCTTTGACCTGACGCGCATCCCGCCCTTCGATGAGACGCTGATGCAGGGTGGATTGCAGATTGATTACATGCTCTTCGATGGCGGCGCGCGCGAAGCGCGGGTGCGTCAGGCAGGACGCCTGCGCGACGCCGGCCAGGCCGCCCACACCAACGCCGAGCAGCGTCTCATCGCCCGCGTCGTGGCCGCCTACCTGTCGGTGCGCGCCGATGAGGAACTGGTCGCCGCGCACGAGCGGCGACGCGCCGCGGTCGATGCCGAGCGTGACCGTGTCGCGCAACTCCGCGCGGTCGGACGCGCCGCCAATGTCGATGTGGCGCGCGCCGAGGCGGCGCTGGCCGGCGCCGACGCCGATTGGGCGCAGGCGCAGGCGGCGCTCGATGTCGCCCGCCGCGATCTGGCCCGCCTGATCGGCGCGTCCCCCGACACCTTGATGGTGTTGCCGGTTGCCGAACCCGCGGCGACGGAGTCAATGGATTCCGTCGACGTGCTCTCTGCTCGTGTTCTCGCGCAGAGCGCCGACGTCGAAAGCGCGCGTTTGCGGCTGGTGGCGGCAGAAGCCGGACGATCAGCCGCGCGCGGGGCGCGCTGGCCATCGCTGAACTTGCGCGGCGCCTGGACCGATCTGCGTGACGCCAGCGGGCATCGCACCGACGAATGGAACGCCGCCCTGCTGGTCGGGTTGCCGTTGTTTACCGGCGGCGCGGTCGGCGGGGCCATCGCCGAGGCCGACGCCGGACGCAACGCCGCCGCCGAGGATTGGCGGCTGGCGCAGGAACGCGCCGCCGCGCAGTTGGACCAGGCCCTGGCGCTGCGGCAGGAGTCACGCGCGCGGATCGCCAGTCTTGAACGCGCCGTGGCCAGTCTGGAGGAAGTCGTCCGCATCGAGCAGTTGCGTCTGTCCACCGGTTCCGACACGCAGGCCGAGTATCTGCGCGCCGAAGCCGATTTGCTTGCCGCCCGCGCCGGATTGATCAATGCGCGCCATGCCGCCGTGCAGGCCGATGTCGAATTGGCGCGGCTGCTCGGCGAACTCGATATCGCCTGGGTCGAACACAATCTGGAGTCCAACCGATGA